Genomic window (Spirochaetales bacterium):
TGAGTAATTGTAATGTTTTAATGGCAGCTCCCAGCAGCTCCGGCAGTGTTGGGAGTCGAGGCGGCAGTGGGGAAGCGAAACGAAGAGACGGCCGCGGGTCTGCGAAGCAGACAGGCGGGGTAGGGTTTTAGGTAAAAGCATTTGATAAAGAAATGTTGCTTGAAATAAATTTATTCAAAAGCTATGGTAGACGGTGATTATGGGACTACGGTTAGAATGGGACAAGAAAAAGGCAATCGGTAAAAAAAAGAAACACGGGATAGATTTTGAAGAAGCGACGACTGTTTTTGGTGATAGTTTATCGTTGACAAAAAATGATCCACTCAATTCGCACGCTGAAGAAGAGAGATATGTGACGATCGGATTATCATATCGACAAAAGCTTCTGGTTATAGTACATTGTGACAGGGAACAGAAAATAAGGGTGATAAGCGCGCGGCGCGCGACTAAAAGAGAGAGAAAAGCATATAAGAGAAACAGATAAAGACAATGAAATGCTTGAAGAATATGATTTCACCGAAGGGATAAAAGGGAAATACGCAAAAAGATACGCGGAAGGAAGCAATGTGGTAGTGCTTGATCCGGAGATATCGAGGGAATTTAAGGATTCCGATAATGTGAATGAGGCCTTGAAGTACCTGATGTTTATAATTAAACGGCATAAGAAAGCGGGGAAATGAAAGGAGCAACCTGTTGGCGTTAGGCCGAGTATAAAAACCGGCCCTTTGCAGGGCCGGTTGTCCGTAACTGCTTTTACCGGCAGATACTCGAAACTGTTTTATTGACAGGGTATTCAATCACACCCTTTTTTTCTTTTCCCTGTCTTCTCATCACACTCATGTTTTTTCTTCTTTTGCCAGCAATCGCATTCATGCTTTTTTTCACATGAATGGCCCAACAATAATACTCCAAAGTTCTCTGTGTTTTTGTATGCTGTACCCTCCGGATCATTCCAGGTGACCACACTGGACCGCACGCCATTGCCGGCTCCGTCATCATTAACCTGGATATCAAAACCGATAAATTTCGCATCTTCTATTCCTGCGGCATCCAGGGTTATGCTTAATTCAACAATATATCCCTCGTTTGTAATGCAGACAGCCGATTGAATAGCATCGGCTTTGGCATTGCCGCCAAAGGTCTGTACATTCTTGAAATTCACACGGTATTGTCCGTCGTCAGGTTCATAATAGTCGGTCTTTCCGTTATTCTGATCAATGAACACTTCGATGGAATCCTCTTCCCAGGGATTATCGCTGACATCACTCAAAAGGTTGTCTGTTACTTCAGCCAGCATATAGAGGGTCTTGTCATCCGGGGACCACATGGTTCTTATTTCAGCAGTGGCACCGTCGTCGCCCATTACACGGATAGGGGTTTCAAAAGCCATGGCCCTGTCCCATGTCCTCTCGACATAGCCATCGATCCGAATGTCTCTGTGCGGCAGTCTTGCAGCATTTGCCAGACTGATCTCTTTCGCCAGGATGAGTGTGCCGAACTTCGATGTATCGGTATCCTGATTATGGGTGAGATCGTTCCAGGATAGCACATCCTGGGGATTTTCAGCATCTGTAAACCGCATATCGAAGCCGATTTCCTGTCCTGTTTCCAATTCCATATCAAGACTGATCTCAGCTTCAAAGCGGTAGCCCCCGTCAATTTCGGTCGTTTTCCATTTGATTTCGTTTTGCCGTGATCTGCCCCGGGTAAAGGTCAAGGCAAGATCATCTTCTTCATAATACTCTGTTTTGCCGTTGTTCGGATCCAGGAATACTTCGATCAGGTCGTTATTCTTATTGATCACAGGATCGACAACCTCGGCCAGAATGAACAGCCTGTTATCATTCCACATGGCTTTAAAAGCTCCGTAGCGTTGCCCTGCCGGTTTGATCGGTATCCAGGGCATGATGTCCCAGGAGAGATCGGTTTTGCCGTCAATTTTGGCCTTTCCGGAAGGAATTGCCTGTTGATTGATCAGTATCGGCAGTGTGGTCGGATCAACAATACCCCAGTAGGCATATTTAGCCTGCAGCTCTTCATCAAAAAGCAACGGCAGGTTTATGCGGGAGATAGGGTGGGTGGACAGCCATGTATTATCATCGGCAATACCCCACATGGTGACTGAACTGACATTATCCTTTAACCGTCTTAATTCATCAAAAATTTCCTTGTAGCGGTATCCCTGGGCAATTAGAATTTCTTCCGGAACTGTGGTATAACTATCTGTGCTGTTGGGGTAGATACTCATGTCCAGTTCGGTGATATGGTTATCCAATCCCAGGCCGGCAAATAATTCGATAGTCTCACCGATGCCGGCGGCATTAGGCATTTTTATATCAGTATGCAGCTGGTGCCCTACGCCGTCCACAGGAATTCCCCTGTCCAACATGCCGCTGACAATTTCAAAC
Coding sequences:
- a CDS encoding BrnT family toxin, with amino-acid sequence MGLRLEWDKKKAIGKKKKHGIDFEEATTVFGDSLSLTKNDPLNSHAEEERYVTIGLSYRQKLLVIVHCDREQKIRVISARRATKRERKAYKRNR